One region of Esox lucius isolate fEsoLuc1 chromosome 17, fEsoLuc1.pri, whole genome shotgun sequence genomic DNA includes:
- the LOC105017342 gene encoding death-inducer obliterator 1 isoform X2 → MEENVSPELSLAPEPEQSQDRMDSSSQVNLEDKVEEGREEKRDQEHRDNATEEKLEKVEQSAKTTSKYQKTWGFRRTTIAKREMPGDNAAEGQDGQLGPVRRSGRQAKRTDKLEEFLLTTKRARTVGRRSAASSNEVGDPPSQTPTDAETASEASFDGNAEAKSVDDKPDSPVRKTRNRKRTTRLAKGRGSSQGGSVSDGGSSDNDKASGDACKGPAVPEDKGPAVPEDKGPAVPEDKGPAVPEDKGPAVPEDKGPAVPEDKVTQVQQGMEPQEHEDVKHDKTSSSNVEVTTQRQQNVVIEDQTEKEEEPESEERTIDTSGKRASGSRSPAQAGGRGTGPNIKTRGVVKMRNNQEDDAENEDNESTSSSSSSDSGDDEGYDPNALYCICRQKHNKRFMICCDRCEEWFHGDCVGITEARGRLMERNGEDYVCPNCTAKKSQTAKPNGKPKTVAHESRKAEQIPSLASPLPLAPAGTEEKGGDDLGIKGRIEKTTNPSGKKKIKIFQAAALEDVSDLPKCIGPGCEKNALKDSVYCGSECILRHAAAAMAAKSITEPKPKDEPKQRDQDKAKGHRKPPVSRATSKKSSGRKTTKKSIEDEASDSEDNEKDSDEEEHAEEQPPPPTMSSWSNDHNYNAVTPEKTAPIAPPTVLNKTSHEEKESGEDQIEKDPPPPEKKSPASTAPVKGEKRSPGPKMLKTYTRRNKSATRVSGAKSAKKRQSPPPSKTPKSKKPPPPPAVLAPSAPGSLDAPRHHVTGALRVGKSSFTIPKKQPQPQQKESAGRSPTRVPSSGPSSRRPEPAALAPPMMSQRAPPNNQMRQNIRRSLTDIIYKRVSDSDDLNMSENEVGKLAVSIEKEMFNLCLCTDSKYKNKYRSIMFNLKDPKNKGLFYRVVWGEVSPFRLVRLSADELLAKEISEWRKPDTPDISSSRSQTGQSKPGHRQEAGPHDVDMEDAPPMSDGDVCISGTSPSPRMASAAEPEEASYTPSGSVQAGMKSGSALPDIFSMMRDTTPEHRAHLFDLNCKICTGQKSADDEPAAKKARLSKKPEVRQEVRRLSRSSSGEGALASYPGSETPVPEPLSYQDDTSMLLPPPQTPAPVTAPAVSSVSITRRDPRMARHSSAPDTSTVAPTATDSQPIMQESYSRPIQAPPPAPLPADTYSRPAISAEATVVAAVEVVPKGPLPMPPAPPAAIPRPVLQKPASSEPPPEGETAIFLHGQEMMWKGFVNMHTVAKFVTKAYLVSGSFEYLKEDLPDTIHIGGRISPGTVWDYVGKLKTSLSKELCLIRFHPATEEEEVAYVSLFSYFSSRKRFGVVANNNRRIKDLYLIPLSSKDPLPSKLLPFDGPGLEPARPNLLLGLVICQKDKKRAGASLETEEKRSKTQIRDPDDTGLPKSTASIKAEVKAEKALQYTQDLPFSTTPPGTPPPPSSSETSMAASSVLSFLSSVKAPATGKESPSSASTAGSSAANATPLQTILKTLFGNKRNDSEASMSPSEHGAVDVSAGPAALLDPIVQQFGLISRDLSKQVEDEDDRPYDPEEEYDPGMGYKTPQKTPKEPEPVKQPETADVDDVAYDPEDDTIFEEVRTEGPGKTKASEGLTEQQKMLEDLNKQIEEQKRQLEEQEESIRQQRSNTGTSAVSFSVADNVMSEPPLLANSQLLQLGKKVDELVKSSSGAAPLINQRRDPRQSRDPRQSRDPRRLTSDSVEKEETITPSPVTETTPPLQATIQEPETPLTQEDIVTESLPFLESDTAEVSIPLLGEHVEPDVEVSYMEDRTVQSEEIDPTKSGIDKYSIWPNAASILKTGEISSFEQNSQESTSSGYFNTSTSKNSSASPTIPVLAQNVTQDCSTLVDSNPSHMSHMGPSSYMDYGGPPDIPPPTGFPPQLRPLPMQGPPPRLGQPPMSHPPPMQSIPSLSSPLPMQGHPPPLQVPPPMQAESNQSQYPQYGPPQAGYPPYQNQWGGNQQQYEAPPRPPPQNIISPRGPPPFQPMGQRAPPPQMFNVPMGSMPPQHMGQQGPPPGQFMEGHSLPPPPSFDGQNGLAPPRFSGPPPPFNFPGPRGPPPPFTGPPPGHYDNRGPPPSHFHGPRGPPHFVDHGPQAPMIDPPRGPIDQYNSNSVGSYKQGMDHQQGQTPPAHLYNDNQAPPPGPSYRGPPHNQHEGRRGPPPSGDMGGQRFHPPNQFRGSRAPSPPSHRGSYEDQRPPQDHRGAMPQHFGGPDRYRHDSPGELRPARHSGPLLPTPEGPMALPNRMGGHSPDSHREDHWRRHSPDVRRRNSSTREGSEPRIGDRPSRFEGAQKERETVPSSSRMSEERQRDLSEDRRRERDRDGPHGARLWDRSQGKRWSREREWDRDRDRTRERDRGERERSRGREGERHREPEGDKRRDRERDRVREREPERKEPERKEPERKEPERKEAERKEAERKEPERRDPDRRDPDRRDPDRRETDRREPDRRDSDRRDSDRRDSDRRDSDRRETDRRDSDRRDSDRRDSDRDRPRVRERDRDRERDRRRDRSRSRDRGKEREPDRRDDRDRARDRDRERERDRRDRSRSKEKREDKKETNKCDVPKESDKPAEVENDKNTS, encoded by the exons ATGGAGGAGAATGTGAGCCCTGAGCTCTCTCTAGCTCCCGAGCCAGAGCAGAGCCAGGACCGTATGGATAGCAGTTCTCAAG TTAATCTAGAGGACAAAGTTGAAGAGGGcagagaagagaaaagagaCCAAGAGCACCGTGACAATGCTACTGAGGAAAAGTTAGAGAAGGTTGAGCAATCTGCCAAGACCACAAGCAAGTACCAGAAGACTTGGGGATTTCGTCGAACCACCATAGCCAAAAGAGAAATGCCAGGAGACAATGCGGCCGAGGGCCAGGATGGCCAGTTAGGTCCTGTCCGGCGCAGCGGGAGGCAGGCCAAGCGCACCGACAAGCTGGAGGAGTTCCTGCTCACCACCAAGAGAGCGCGCACGGTGGGTAGGAGAAGTGCAGCCAGCAGCAATGAGGTGGGGGACCCTCCCTCCCAGACCCCTACGGATGCGGAGACAGCCTCTGAGGCTAGCTTCGATGGCAACGCAGAGGCCAAGTCTGTGGATGATAAACCAGATTCCCCGGTGAGGAAGACGAGGAACCGGAAGAGGACAACTCGGCTGGCTAAAGGCCGTGGCAGCAGCCAGGGCGGCTCAGTCAGTGATGGTGGAAGCTCTGACAATGACAAGGCTAGTGGAGATGCATGCAAGGGGCCCGCGGTGCCGGAGGACAAGGGGCCCGCGGTGCCGGAGGACAAGGGGCCCGCGGTGCCGGAGGACAAGGGGCCCGCGGTGCCGGAGGACAAGGGGCCCGCGGTGCCGGAGGACAAGGGGCCCGCGGTGCCGGAGGACAAGGTGACCCAAGTGCAGCAAGGCATGGAGCCCCAGGAACATGAGGACGTGAAGCATGACAAAACGAGCAGCTCTAATGTAGAGGTTACCACGCAGAGGCAGCAGAACGTTGTAATCGAAGAccagacagaaaaagaggagGAACCAGAGAGCGAGGAAAGGACCATAGACACCAGTGGCAAGCGTGCCTCCGGGTCCAGAAGTCCTGCACAGGCTGGAGGCAGGGGAACAGGTCCCAATATTAAGACCCGGGGAGTAGTGAAGATGCGGAACAACCAGGAAGATGATGCTGAAAATGAGGATAACGAGTCCACTTCGTCTTCATCGTCCAGTGACTCTGGTGACGATGAAGGATACGACCCTAATGCCCTCTACTGCATCTGTCGGCAGAAACACAACAAACG GTTCATGATCTGCTGCGATCGCTGTGAGGAGTGGTTCCACGGAGACTGCGTGGGCATCACGGAGGCTCGAGGGCGTCTGATGGAGAGGAACGGGGAGGACTACGTCTGCCCCAACTGTACCGCCAAGAAGAGCCAGACGGCCAAGCCCAACGGCAAACCCAAAACAGTGGCCCACGAGTCCCGCAAGGCTGAGCAAATCCCCTCGCTGGCGTCTCCGTTACCGTTGGCCCCTGCCGGGACAGAGGAAAAGGGCGGGGACGACCTGGGGATCAAAGGAAGGATAGAGAAAACCACCAACCCCAGCGGGAAAAAGAAGATCAAGATTTTTCAGGCG GCGGCGTTGGAGGACGTGTCTGATCTGCCCAAATGTATCGGGCCGGGCTGTGAGAAGAATGCCCTGAAGGACTCGGTCTACTGCGGCAGCGAGTGCATTCTGAGACACGCTGCTGCTGCCATGGCAGCCAAGTCCATAACTGAACCCAAGCCGAAAGACGAGCCCAAACAGAGGGACCAAGACAAGGCCAAGGGACACAGAAAGCCACCCGTTTCCAGGGCAACTTCTAAG AAGAGTTCCGGCAGGAAGACCACCAAGAAGTCCATAGAAGACGAAGCGTCCGACAGCGAGGACAACGAGAAGGACAGTGACGAAGAGGAGCATGCCGAGGAGCAGCCCCCGCCACCCACCATGTCGTCCTGGTCCAACGACCATAATTACAATGCAGTAACTCCAGAAAAGACTGCACCTATAGCCCCACCAACAGTGTTAAACAAAACGT CTCatgaagagaaggagagtggagaggacCAGATTGAGAAGGATCCACCCCCTCCTGAGAAGAAGTCCCCTGCTTCCACAGCGCCAGTCAAAGGAGAGAAGAGGTCCCCAGGTCCCAAAATGTTGAAGACCTACACAAGACGTAATAAATCAGCAACTCGAGTCAGCGGTGCAAAGTCAGCAAAGAAACGACAATCTCCCCCTCCCAGCAAAACACCCAAATCCAAGAAACCACCTCCGCCGCCTGCTGTGCTGGCCCCTTCTGCCCCTGGCTCTCTAGACGCCCCACGCCATCATGTTACAGGAGCCCTGAGGGTTGGCAAGTCCAGCTTTACCATCCCTAAGAAGCAGCCCCAGCCCCAGCAGAAAGAATCCGCAGGCCGTAGTCCCACCAGAGTCCCATCGTCAGGCCCCTCCTCCCGGCGGCCTGAGCCTGCCGCTTTAGCACCTCCCATGATGTCCCAGCGAGCTCCTCCTAACAATCAGATGAGACAGAACATCCGCCGCTCGCTCACAGACATCATCTACAAGAG GGTGAGTGACAGCGATGACTTGAACATGTCTGAAAATGAGGTGGGAAAACTGGCTGTCAGCATTGAGAAGGAGATGTTCAATCTTTGCCTGTGCACAGACAGCAAGTACAAGAATAAGTACAGGTCCATCATGTTCAATCTCAAAGACCCCAAAAACAAG GGCCTATTCTACAGGGTGGTCTGGGGAGAGGTCAGTCCTTTCAGGCTGGTCAGGCTGAGTGCAGATGAGCTGCTCGCCAAAGAGATCTCAGAGTGGAGGAAGCCCGACACCCCTGAC ATTTCCAGTTCTAGATCCCAGACGGGACAGTCCAAACCGGGTCATAGGCAGGAGGCTGGCCCCCATGATGTGGACATGGAGGATGCTCCTCCTATGTCTGACGGAGACGTATGTATCTCTGGCACCTCCCCGTCTCCTCGCATGGCTTCAGCTGCA GAACCAGAGGAAGCAAGCTATACCCCATCTGGGTCAGTTCAGGCTGGGATGAAGAGTGGCAGTGCCCTGCCAGATATCTTCAGCATGATGAGGGACACCACGCCCGAACACAGGGCCCACCTCTTTGACCTCAATTGCAAAATCTGTACAg GCCAGAAGTCTGCAGATGATGAACCAGCAGCCAAGAAGGCCAGGCTTTCCAAGAAGCCTGAGGTGAGGCAAGAGGTGAGACGCTTGTCCAGGTCTTCTTCAGGAGAAGGTGCCCTGGCCTCTTATCCTGGCAGTGAAACGCCAGTCCCCGAGCCCCTGTCCTACCAGGATGACACCAGCATGCTGTTACCTCCACCCCAGACCCCAGCCCCCGTCACTGCACCAGCTGTCTCCTCCGTCAGTATCACGCGCAGAGACCCCCGCATGGCCAGACACAGCTCTGCCCCCGACACCTCTACGGTGGCACCGACCGCTACGGATTCACAACCCATCATGCAAGAGTCATATTCAAGACCTATACAGGCACCTCCTCCAGCACCCCTACCAGCCGATACTTATTCAAGACCAGCCATCTCAGCAGAGGCCACTGTGGTTGCAGCGGTGGAGGTGGTGCCCAAGGGACCTCTCCCCATGCCCCCGGCTCCTCCGGCCGCCATCCCCAGACCAGTCCTGCAGAAGCCTGCCTCATCAGAGCCTCCTCCTGAGGGCGAGACTGCCATCTTCCTCCATGGTCAAGAAATGATGTGGAAAGGATTCGTCAACATGCACACAGTGGCCAAGTTTGTCACCAAAGCATACCTGGTGTCAGGATCTTTTGAGTACCTGAAAGAG GATCTGCCTGACACCATCCACATCGGAGGCCGAATCTCCCCCGGCACAGTTTGGGACTATGTGGGGAAACTGAAGACATCTCTGTCCAAG GAGCTGTGTCTGATCCGCTTCCACCCAGCCACAGAAGAAGAGGAGGTGGCCTACGTCTCTCTGTTCTCTTATTTCAGCAGCAGGAAACGCTTTGGAGTGGTCGCCAACAACAATCGTCGAATCAAAGACCTGTACCTCATCCCCCTGAGCTCTAAGGACCCCCTGCCCTCCAAACTATTACCCTTCGATGGGCCAG GACTTGAACCAGCGCGCCCAAATCTCCTCCTAGGCTTGGTGATTTGCCAGAAGGACAAGAAGCGTGCCGGAGCCTCTTTGGAAACCGAGGAGAAACGCTCCAAGACCCAAATCAGAGACCCAGATGACACTGGCCTTCCAAAATCAACCGCCTCCATCAAGGCTGAAGTCAAAGCAGAGAAAGCCCTGCAGTACACCCAGGACCTTCCCTTCAGCACGACCCCTCCAGGtacacctccccctcccagcTCCTCAGAAACCTCCATGGCTGCCTCGTCAGTGCTGTCCTTCCTGTCCTCTGTCAAAGCCCCTGCTACCGGCAAAGAATCCCCTTCCTCCGCCAGCACTGCCGGGTCGTCTGCTGCCAACGCCACGCCCCTTCAGACCATCCTTAAGACCTTATTTGGGAACAAGAGGAACGACTCGGAGGCCTCCATGTCCCCCTCAGAGCATGGTGCTGTTGACGTCTCGGCCGGCCCCGCTGCTCTGCTCGATCCCATTGTTCAGCAGTTCGGCCTGATTTCAAGGGACCTTTCGAAGCAGGTGGAGGATGAGGATGACCGGCCGTATGACCCAGAGGAGGAGTATGACCCAGGCATGGGCTACAAAACGCCACAGAAAACCCCTAAAGAACCTGAGCCCGTCAAACAGCCGGAGACGGCGGATGTGGATGACGTGGCCTATGACCCAGAGGATGACACCATCTTCGAAGAGGTCAGGACTGAAGGCCCTGGGAAAACCAAGGCCAGCGAGGGTTTGACTGAACAGCAGAAGATGCTGGAGGATCTCAATAAACAGATTGAGGAGCAGAAACGTCagctggaggagcaggaggaatcCATCCGCCAGCAGAGGTCAAACACAGGGACATCTGCTGTGTCGTTCTCAGTCGCTGACAACGTGATGTCAGAGCCGCCCCTGCTGGCGAACAGTCAGCTCCTGCAGCTGGGCAAAAAGGTTGATGAGTTGGTGAAATCCTCCTCCGGTGCTGCTCCTTTGATTAACCAAAGACGGGACCCAAGGCAGAGCAGGGACCCCAGACAGAGTCGGGACCCCAGGAGGTTAACCTCAGACTCCGTAGAAAAAGAGGAGACGATTACTCCTTCCCCCGTGACAGAAACCACACCGCCATTACAGGCTACAATCCAAGAACCAGAGACACCATTGACCCAAGAGGACATAGTCACTGAATCTCTTCCCTTCCTGGAATCAGACACAGCCGAGGTGTCCATTCCTTTGTTAGGTGAGCATGTAGAACCTGATGTCGAGGTTAGTTACATGGAAGATCGAACAGTGCAATCGGAGGAAATCGACCCAACCAAGAGTGGCATTGACAAATACAGTATTTGGCCAAATGCGGCCAGCATTTTAAAAACAGGGGAGATCTCTAGTTTTGAGCAGAACAGCCAAGAGTCTACCTCCTCTGGCTACTTCAACACCTCCACTAGCAAGAACTCCTCTGCGTCCCCCACAATTCCTGTACTTGCTCAGAATGTCACCCAAGATTGCTCCACCTTGGTGGACAGTAACCCCTCCCACATGTCACATATGGGACCGTCAAGCTACATGGACTACGGAGGTCCTCCTGACATTCCGCCACCTACCGGCTTTCCACCCCAGCTCAGACCCCTGCCCATGCAGGGTCCACCCCCGAGGCTTGGACAACCACCCATGTCACATCCCCCGCCCATGCAGAGTATCCCTTCCTTGTCAAGCCCTCTGCCTATGCAGGGACATCCGCCCCCCTTGCAGGTTCCTCCACCCATGCAAGCGGAGAGCAACCAGTCTCAGTACCCCCAGTATGGGCCTCCTCAGGCTGGTTATCCTCCCTATCAGAACCAGTGGGGAGGCAATCAGCAGCAGTATGAGGCCCCGCCCAGACCTCCACCCCAGAACATAATATCACCTAGAGGACCGCCTCCGTTTCAGCCAATGGGCCAGCGAGCTCCACCTCCCCAGATGTTCAATGTCCCCATGGGCTCCATGCCTCCCCAGCATATGGGGCAGCAGGGCCCCCCTCCAGGCCAGTTCATGGAGGGCCATAGCCTTCCCCCACCTCCTTCATTTGATGGGCAAAACGGTTTAGCTCCACCAAGGTTCAGTGGACCTCCTCCCCCATTCAACTTCCCTGGGCCCAGAGGCCCCCCTCCGCCCTTCACAGGGCCACCCCCAGGCCACTATGACAACCGAGGACCCCCaccctcccacttccatggccCCAGGGGTCCTCCTCATTTTGTGGACCATGGGCCCCAAGCCCCCATGATTGACCCACCAAGAGGCCCTATAGATCAGTACAACAGTAACAGTGTTGGGTCTTACAAGCAGGGCATGGACCATCAGCAGGGTCAGACACCACCTGCACACCTGTACAATGACAACCAGGCTCCACCCCCTGGCCCCTCCTACAGAGGACCTCCCCACAACCAGCATGAGGGGCGCAGAGGCCCACCTCCCAGTGGAGATATGGGTGGACAGCGCTTCCATCCACCTAACCAGTTCCGGGGGTCTAGAGCACCCTCCCCACCATCACACAGGGGGTCCTATGAGGACCAGAGACCCCCTCAGGACCACCGAGGGGCCATGCCGCAGCATTTCGGAGGACCTGACAGGTATCGCCATGACAGTCCAGGGGAATTGAGACCAGCTCGCCACAGTGGGCCACTGCTCCCAACGCCTGAGGGCCCCATGGCTCTGCCGAACCGCATGGGTGGCCACAGCCCAGACTCCCACAGGGAGGACCACTGGCGCCGGCACTCACCCGATGTGAGGAGAAGAAACAGCTCTACCAGAGAGGGTTCAGAACCCCGTATTGGTGACAGGCCCAGTCGGTTTGAGGGGGCCCAAAAAGAACGGGAGACTGTTCCCAGTTCCTCTCGTATGTctgaggagaggcagagggattTGTCTGAGGACCGCAGGAGGGAGAGGGACCGAGATGGGCCCCACGGCGCCAGGCTGTGGGACAGAAGCCAGGGCAAGCGCTGGAGCCGGGAGAGGGAGTGGGACCGGGACCGGGACCGAACCAGGGAGAGAGACCGAGGAGAGCGGGAACGCagccgagggagggagggagaacgaCATCGGGAACCAGAGGGAgacaagaggagagacagggaaagagaccgagtcagggagagagagccagagcGCAAAGAGCCAGAGCGCAAAGAGCCAGAGCGCAAAGAGCCAGAGCGCAAAGAGGCAGAGCGCAAAGAGGCAGAGCGCAAAGAGCCAGAGCGCAGGGATCCTGACCGGAGGGACCCTGACCGCAGGGACCCTGACCGCAGGGAGACTGACCGGAGGGAGCCTGACCGCAGGGATTCTGACCGCAGGGATTCTGACCGCAGGGATTCTGACCGCAGGGATTCTGACCGCAGGGAGACTGACCGGAGAGACTCTGACCGGAGAGACTCTGACCGGAGAGACTCTGACCGAGACAGACCCAGGGTCAGAGAGCGGGATAGAGACAGGGAGCGGGACAGGAGAAGGGACAGGTCCAGGAGTAGGGACAGAGGCAAGGAGAGAGAGCCTGACAGGAGAGACGACCGAGACCGAGCAAGGGACCGGGaccgggagagggagagagaccggCGGGACCGGAGCAGAagcaaagagaagagagaagacaaaaaagaaactaaCAAATGTGATGTCCCTAAGGAGAGCGATAAACCCGCAGAGGtggaaaatgataaaaacacatcGTAA